The nucleotide window GATTTAATAAAGGGAATGAGGATCATGCCAGATTGTGTTGTCTGGGGTTCGTTTCTTGGGGCTTGCAGGGTACACAAAAATGTGACATTTGCAGAGATTTCTGCAAGAAAACTATTTGAGCTTGACCCTCATAATTGTGGGTACTACATCTTGCTTTCAAATATATATGCCGATGCTGGGAGATGGGAAGATGTTGAGAGGATGAGAGTACTCATGAAGAATCGTGGGTTGGTAAAACCTCCTGGATTCAGTTTGGTTGAACTGAGAGGTATTGTGCATTTATTTTTAGTTGGAGACAGAGAGCATCCTCAGCATGAGAAGATTTACGAGTATTTGGAAAAACTGACAATCAAGCTGCAAGAGGTTGGCTATGCACCCAATATCAGTTCAGTTCTTCATGACGTTGATGAGGAAGAGAAGGAAATGGTCCTAAGAGTACATAGTGAGAAGCTGGCCGTTGCCTTTGGAATCATGAATTCTGTATCTGGTGCGACGATTCAGATAATCAAGAATCTTCGAGTTTGTGCCAATTGTCATACTGTTATTAAGTTGATTACGAAGGTTGTTGATCGGGAAATTGTGGTCAGAGATTCAAAGCGGTTTCATCACTTCAGGAATGGGTTGTGTTCTTGTGGAGATTATTGGTGATGGCTCTGTAAGAAGATGGCGGTTGCTAGGCAAATTTGGCTCGATAAATAGCCTCATTGATAAGGTGTAGAATAGATAGCACGTAATGGCTCTGTAGGAATGTTGTGACTACTATTCATATAATCAGTTTTGGTGAAACTGAATGCCACTTCTGATAAGATTGTTTCTGATTAACAGAAGACTGAGTAAATTATAGATCAGCCTTGATAAGGATTCTTATCAACCTTAACTCATAATCTAATTATCAAAAACAcatcatataatttataaaatgtGGTTTAAAAAGTCAGTTTACCGTGCATTCTTCTATGAATAATGGAAGGTATTGAAATTTACCGGGAGAAAGTAAGGGTTTTCTTTCCTAAATCAAAAGGGTATGATCCCTTAACTAGTCTAATGTAGGATCAAAAGGGTATGATCCCTTGACTAGTCTAATGTAGGCGCAAACGAAGTACCGTTTGCAAATTGCCAATTTGTCAAATTGGAAATACCGTAACAATTGAATTTCCCGAGATATGCCTACGAATATGCCAACGAATATGCCAATCCAGCTCCCATTGAGTTGGTAACTTGGTAGCATTCATGCCTTTCTATGAGGGAACAAATGCCAgcttcaaaataaaattagtaGCCACAATGTTTACTTAATTTCGATGTTACACTTATTCTGATTTTTaacgtttttatttttgtttacatgtatatgtaaaattaaaaagtattttgtttataaattatgatttgCGATCAAATACGCACAAAATAGAATTATATTGATTATTAGAATAGTTAATTTCGCTCCTCGTCCTCTAGTCGACTGATCTAGACTTTTCCGATTCATAATATCATAAGGGGCAGCTCCTCCTCCATTGAATCGATTCAAATCCTTCCCTTGAAATTTGACCAAACAAACCTAATTTGGTACTGATCaaataaaaaggaagagaaaataaaaacctaGTTTGATGGGCCGCCGGCCCCAATGCGCTTTTTTGGGAGTGAGCAAGCGAAAGGTCAGCCAGGCTAAGTGGAAGAATAGTAAATAAATGCGATCAACAGGGTCATGTCGTAGAAATGACGCGAGGGTTTAGCTAACTTTGGACCAAGAGGCGCATATAGCAAAAACCGGAATCAACAAGGgcaagaggagaggagaggagagccCCATTTCTAACAAAGCATCTGGCAGCGAGAGTTTGGGAGAGAATACctctcttcttccatttccctcactctctctccttcttcatctcccAAATCTCAGAGCAATCACTCTCTCTACCATGGCTCTCTCAGATAAGCAGTCGCGTCAGGCTCTGATCCCGAGCTTCCTCTACAGATCCTCATCCTCCATCGCGCTGGAGAAGATGCTCTACGCCAGGCCTAACGGCGGCTTCACGCCGAATGCCACCGTCGAAGGAGTCTCCGCCAGGAAGGGCCTCGTCATTCCGTCGCCCAGCGAGCCCTTGGGGAAGATCGAGATGTACTCGCCTTCCTTCTACGCTGCCTGTACTTTTGGAGGAATTCTTAGCTGTGGTCTCACTCACATGGCCGTCACTCCCCTTGACCTCGTCAAGTGCAATATGCAGGTCAGATCCCGAGATTTTTCTTCTCCCAGCTCTTATCTCTGATTTTATTTCAGTTATGTATGCTTATCATACAATGCTTCTTTTATCTGATTAGATCTGTGCTATTTTTCCTTGGATTTTGCTCGTAACATTTCATTTTTGTATGTACCTGTGTATGTTCATCCAGAAATGTTGTCCAGGTTTTTGGACTGCTTAGGTATCGATTTATTATCCATGGCTCACATATTGGCTGTTAATATtgtatattttgtttcttaattcCACTGCATCATGATCTAAACTGGATCTGTATCGATTGATCGCTTTCAATCTGACATTTGTATTAATTCGTTCATTTAGTTATTTAGCTTGTAAGGTCTTTAATGTAAGATGTTTGTTTGGTTTGTATCGGAGACATTTGTGACTTGCACATAGTTCTTACTTCACTTAACGGCATAGGTAGATAATTTGATTGACAATGTGGCTATTATTCGTTGATTTTTCAGATTGATCCTGCAAAGTACAAAAGCATCACATCTGGTTTTGGAATTCTGCTCAAGGAGCAGGGAGTTAAGGGCTTTTTCAGGGGATGGGTGCCTACCCTCCTTGGTTACAGTGCTCAGGGTGCCTGCAAGTTTGGATTCTATGAGTTTTTCAAGAAGTACTACTCTGACCTTGCTGGACCAGAGTTTGCTGCCAAGTACAAGACCTTGATCTACCTTGCTGGTTCTGCATCTGCTGAGGTCATTGCCGATGTTGCTCTTTGCCCCTTTGAGGCAGTCAAGGTCCGTGTGCAAACTCAGCCTGGATTTGCTAGAGGTTTGTCAGATGGACTTCCTAAGTTTGTCAGATCTGAAGGTGCTCTTGGGTAAGTTGTACTGCTTCATCGTTGTATGTGTATTATCACACACAgatgcatgttttgttgctttaGGTTTCAAACAAAATTCTGTCGTTAAGATTAACATGTTTCAATTACAGGTTGTACAAGGGTCTTGTTCCACTATGGGGACGTCAAATTCCTTGTAAGTTGGAAAGATCTGAATACATGACCGTTTTTATCTTGATACTCATGTGAACTGCAGCTTTGACATTTCTGTATATGATTTGAAAGGATTATTCTGTTGTACTGTGATGCACCATGCATGGAACCCCTTTTAAACATGAAAGTGATTGTTTCAGAGATGCAATTGATAACCacaaacttgaaaactttagctttgaacttttgagtaccactTCTATGTCATGTTTAGTCTGAAGTTTGTATGTTGTtccatctcttcttcttccgtGCTTCCGCGAGTTACTTGGATTGTTTGCACAATAAGCAATTGAGGTCATGCTACTGTTGCATTTTTCTAGATTTAGACAGATAGCAAGAATTTTTTGTTGCTGCGTTTTCATTAAGCTGTTTCTGAAACTTGCCAAATAGGTGCTGAAATTATATACTTGGAGTTATGATCTGTAAGCGGTATTTCTCGTTATGGAATGCTTTACTTGAGAACTTGAGAACAAAATTGCATTTACTTATCTACTTGTTCTTTCTTGTAGACACCATGATGAAGTTTGCCTCATTTGAAACAATTGTGGAGATGATCTATAAATATGCCATCCCTAGGCCTAAGAGCGAGTGCTCCAAATCTTTGCAGCTTGGTGTGAGTTTTGCTGGTGGATACGTGGCCGGTGTATTCTGTGCTATTGTATCTCATCCTGCTGACAATCTTGTCTCTTTCCTCAACAATGCCAAAGGAGCAACAGTTGGTGATGTGAGTGCTATGGTTTCTGGACAATGTTTGTTGTACATCTTCATCCCTGCTCTGTTTTGACTGTTTTGATTTCTGGCTGTGCAGGCTGTGAAGAAGATTGGAGTGGTTGGTCTCTTTACCCGTGGGCTTCCTCTTCGGATTGTCATGATTGGAACTCTTACTGGAGCTCAGTGGGGTATCTATGATGCATTCAAAGTTTTTGTCGGGCTGTAAGTCAATCCTTCATGCTActatttgttttattattagttCATTTAAATGGATGGTTAGGTGATTTTTGTGAAATTGGTATATTTCAGGCCAACAACTGGTGGTGCTCCCCCTCCAGTTGCTGCTGCTTCTGAGCTTTCTAAGGTGTAAACTGCTGGGTGATTAACCGCATCAACTTCGTTGTTTTTGGAACTGAAAATTTGTCATACGAAATAAGCGTAGGATTGCTGAAGTTGTTTAAATGGCTTCAAAGAGGAGTATTGTTTCTTTTACATTTGGAAACCGGATCCATTTTCCCCCATATTTGACTAGTCTGGTTTTGTGGGGATGGTTTTGCTCTCATCCTCTTTTAAAAGACGTATTTGTAGTTAGATGAGAtatgaatttgaaatttgattgttAAAGAGTAGGCAATAAAAAATCATGTTAGATGGGGTATTTTCGTTGCCATCCCGAAAGGCGTGGGAATTATGACGGACTATTTATATTTCTTCTCGAGGAGAAATTTTCAGGTACCGGTCACATTTGGTGAGCTGGAATTCTTCACTAATAACTGTTTGACATCTGTCATACCACTCAATTAACTGTGATTAATGAATTTCATTGAAATACCTATTTTATCCTTGTATATTCATTTTAGTCGGTTTGCAAATTCGAACATAAGTCATCGATCAATCTATATCTTTTCACCTTTGCCTCattgtgaagttttgaaaaattAAGGTAAGAcctttctttgctattcttggGGGTGGAATctcattttaagtttttaacatttttttaggCCTCACTATATTTTTTCACTTACTTTCAGCTTAAATATTATCCTAAACATACATTTATTGCTCAATAAACTGTAAAATCGTTTCCAAATGCCTTATAAAGTTGTCTTTAATGCTCAAGGAAAATATTAAAGTTGTCTTTAATACTCACGGTTTTTAGTTGTTAAGCAAATTTGTACATAAATCATCATtcaatttatttcttttctccttCGTCTCAccatgaagttttgaaaattaaggtaaaactTTCCGTTGATATTCTTGTGGGTGATACCCCATTTAAGTTTTTAACAATGTTTTGGGCctcactattttatttttttcccttattttcttagttttcaGCTTAAATATTATACTTTACATGTATTTATTGCTCAATAAACTGTAAAATCATTTCTAAATGCCTTATAAAGTTTTCTTTAATGCTCAAGGAAAATATttcgcaaaaacaaaaaatttgaatttttaacaaGAAACGTGGGTTAtgcaaattcgtacataaatcatCATTTAATCTATTTCTTTTCATCTTCACCTCAccatgaagttttgaaaattaaggtaaGACTTTCCGTTGATATTCTTGAGGGTAGAGCCCCATATGACAATGTTTTGGGCCtcattactatattttttttacttattttattagttttcgtctt belongs to Malus sylvestris chromosome 17, drMalSylv7.2, whole genome shotgun sequence and includes:
- the LOC126611360 gene encoding mitochondrial phosphate carrier protein 3, mitochondrial-like, translated to MALSDKQSRQALIPSFLYRSSSSIALEKMLYARPNGGFTPNATVEGVSARKGLVIPSPSEPLGKIEMYSPSFYAACTFGGILSCGLTHMAVTPLDLVKCNMQIDPAKYKSITSGFGILLKEQGVKGFFRGWVPTLLGYSAQGACKFGFYEFFKKYYSDLAGPEFAAKYKTLIYLAGSASAEVIADVALCPFEAVKVRVQTQPGFARGLSDGLPKFVRSEGALGLYKGLVPLWGRQIPYTMMKFASFETIVEMIYKYAIPRPKSECSKSLQLGVSFAGGYVAGVFCAIVSHPADNLVSFLNNAKGATVGDAVKKIGVVGLFTRGLPLRIVMIGTLTGAQWGIYDAFKVFVGLPTTGGAPPPVAAASELSKV